One Bombina bombina isolate aBomBom1 chromosome 5, aBomBom1.pri, whole genome shotgun sequence DNA segment encodes these proteins:
- the LOC128659912 gene encoding gastrula zinc finger protein XlCGF7.1-like translates to MNSYVLDKHVNISYLSFTTVLDTNDYSQTLEISQQKFKGDGELAGTEQQSVCTESNLVIKQEDNIYALSSEIIFPEDKPHTFTEFSKHIKERKSLQSCQMIHTKEKKNQCTECEKSFRWKSRLLEHYRSHTGEKPYTCTKCGKCFTQMNQLKTHGWIHTGEKPFTCTECKKSFTQKSDLKNHERIHTGEKIFTCTECGKSFTQLGSLKSHKRIHTGEKPFTCTECGTSFTEKSTLKTHERIHTGEKPFTCTECGKRFTRMASLKMHERSHTGEKPFTCTECGKLFKQKSHLKTHERLHTGEKPFTCTECGKRFTQIISLKTHERIHKGRDLSHV, encoded by the exons atgaactcatatgtgttag acaaacacgtcaatatttcatatctatccttcactacagtcttagacaccaatgactattcacaaacttTGGAGATATCACAGCAGAAATTTAAaggagatggtgaattggcaggaactgagCAGCAAtcagtatgtacagagagtaatttagtcatcaaacaagaggacaacatttatgccttatctagtgaaattattttccctgaggataaaccacacacatttacagagttttcaaaacatattaaagaaaggaaaagtctacagtcttgccaaatgattcatacaaaggagaaaaaaaatcaatgtacagagtgtgagaaaagctttagatggaagtctcgtCTACTAGAACACTACAGaagtcacacaggtgagaaaccataCACATGTACTAAGTGCGGTAAATGCTTTACACAAATGAATCAACTGAAAACTCATGgatggattcacacaggagaaaagcctttcacgtgtacagagtgtaaaaaaagttttacacaaaagagtgatctgaaaaatcatgaaaggattcatacaGGGGAAAAgattttcacatgtacagagtgtggaaaaagttttacacaattaGGTAGTCTGAAAAGTcataaaaggattcacacaggggaaaagcctttcacatgtacagagtgtggaacaagttttacagaaaagagtactctgaaaactcatgaaaggattcacacaggagaaaagcctttcacatgtacagagtgtggaaaacgttttacacgAATGGCTTCTCTGAAAatgcatgaaaggagtcacacaggggagaagcctttcacatgtacagagtgtggaaaactttttaaacaaaagagtcatctgaaaactcatgaaaggcttcacacaggggagaagcctttcacatgtacagagtgtggaaaacgttttacacaaataattagtctgaaaactcatgaaaggattcacaagggaagagacctttcacatgtttag